In Candidatus Campbellbacteria bacterium, one DNA window encodes the following:
- the uvrB gene encoding excinuclease ABC subunit UvrB, with product MTKHFQVVSNYKPAGDQPRAINEIVEAFGRGEEDVTLLGATGTGKTFTVANVIEEIQKPTLVIAHNKTLAAQLAQEYREFFPNNAVHYFVSYYDYYQPEAYMPVSDTYIEKEAMINEEIERLRHASTQALLTRNDVIIVASVSCIYGLGSPEEYEKKNFRVDIGAKISRGELVRHLIDVYFSRTNADLTPGTFRALGNSVEIMPVNERSIYRFKLLGSSISSIEKIDATTREIIETPETLFIFPAKHFVTEKDKLDKIISKIEEELKTRVKDLEKEGKVLEIERLKRRTKHDLALIKEIGYCNGIENYSRHFTGRNEGEPPNTLLSYFPHKEDGTPDFMTVVDESHVTIPQIGGMYGGDRSRKETLVEYGFRLPSAKDNRPLKFDEFEKRVNPVLYVSATPGPYERERSTTIAEQVIRPTGLVDPKIDVRAVTGTSDEEYPGQIKDFINEAEAAIEKGERVIATTLTKKMAEDLSEYLKERGLKSEYLHSEIKTIDRIDTITNFRRGEFDVLVGVNLLREGLDLPELALIGILDADKEGFLRSQTSLLQIIGRAARNVNGRVILYADRVTESMQKAIDETDRRREIQLAFNKEHGITPKTIEKNIHDIAETMRSEHDKAVEKLVELDRTEFNKNPRALIKEKRRRMDEAVKDLDFETAAILRDEIYALEKEMK from the coding sequence ATGACAAAACACTTTCAGGTAGTTTCTAACTACAAACCGGCCGGAGATCAACCGCGTGCTATAAACGAAATAGTAGAGGCATTTGGGCGTGGAGAAGAAGACGTGACGTTGCTTGGGGCTACCGGAACGGGTAAAACTTTTACTGTTGCAAACGTTATTGAGGAGATACAAAAACCGACTCTGGTCATAGCGCACAACAAGACACTGGCCGCACAACTTGCCCAAGAATATCGAGAATTCTTTCCCAATAACGCTGTCCATTACTTCGTGTCTTATTATGACTATTATCAGCCTGAGGCGTATATGCCTGTCTCGGATACATATATAGAAAAAGAGGCGATGATCAACGAGGAGATAGAACGTTTGCGCCACGCTTCAACGCAGGCCTTGTTAACGCGAAATGATGTAATAATCGTGGCTTCGGTTTCCTGTATCTACGGTTTGGGTTCTCCAGAAGAATACGAAAAGAAAAATTTTCGAGTTGATATAGGCGCCAAAATCTCACGCGGAGAATTAGTGAGGCATTTAATAGATGTGTATTTTTCGCGCACGAATGCTGACTTAACTCCCGGTACTTTCAGGGCGCTTGGCAACAGTGTGGAAATAATGCCGGTAAACGAACGCTCTATATATCGTTTCAAGTTGTTGGGTTCTAGTATTTCTAGTATTGAAAAGATCGATGCTACTACGAGAGAAATAATAGAAACTCCGGAAACATTGTTTATTTTTCCGGCCAAACACTTTGTAACCGAGAAGGATAAACTAGATAAAATAATATCTAAAATCGAAGAGGAGCTAAAGACTCGCGTGAAAGATCTGGAAAAGGAGGGCAAGGTTTTAGAAATAGAGAGACTGAAACGACGAACTAAGCACGATCTAGCGCTAATTAAAGAAATTGGTTATTGCAACGGTATTGAAAATTATTCACGGCATTTCACCGGGCGCAACGAAGGAGAGCCGCCGAATACACTACTTTCATATTTCCCCCATAAAGAAGACGGAACACCTGACTTTATGACGGTGGTTGATGAGAGTCACGTAACCATACCTCAGATCGGAGGTATGTACGGAGGAGATAGATCTCGCAAGGAAACTCTAGTTGAGTATGGTTTTCGCTTACCTTCCGCTAAAGATAATAGGCCATTGAAATTCGATGAATTTGAAAAAAGAGTTAATCCGGTGCTTTATGTTTCAGCTACTCCGGGGCCATATGAAAGAGAAAGGTCAACAACTATTGCCGAGCAAGTTATACGCCCCACCGGACTTGTAGATCCGAAAATAGATGTGAGAGCGGTAACAGGTACCAGTGATGAAGAGTACCCCGGGCAGATAAAAGATTTTATAAATGAAGCAGAGGCGGCGATCGAAAAAGGTGAAAGGGTCATAGCTACTACCCTGACCAAAAAGATGGCCGAAGATCTGTCTGAGTACCTGAAAGAACGCGGCTTGAAGTCCGAGTATCTTCATAGCGAGATAAAGACCATCGACCGGATTGATACAATTACTAATTTTCGAAGGGGTGAATTTGATGTTCTAGTCGGCGTCAACCTACTTCGCGAAGGATTAGATCTTCCCGAGCTTGCCCTTATCGGTATATTAGACGCCGATAAAGAAGGATTTTTGCGTTCGCAGACAAGTCTTTTGCAAATAATTGGCCGTGCCGCAAGAAATGTTAATGGACGAGTTATCTTATACGCGGATAGAGTAACTGAATCTATGCAAAAAGCTATAGATGAAACAGATAGGCGCCGTGAAATACAGCTCGCGTTCAACAAAGAACATGGAATTACCCCTAAGACGATAGAAAAGAACATTCACGATATCGCAGAGACCATGCGCAGCGAGCACGACAAGGCGGTAGAAAAACTAGTTGAGCTGGACAGAACAGAATTCAACAAAAATCCTCGCGCGCTCATAAAGGAAAAACGACGCCGCATGGATGAAGCGGTTAAAGATCTCGACTTTGAAACGGCGGCGATATTGCGCGATGAGATCTATGCTTTGGAAAAGGAAATGAAATAA
- a CDS encoding ATP-binding protein, which translates to MAEDKEIERMQEDLEDLETYLREYNAFLPLAVCTVNPVGILIDVNSAFEKMTGYSAIEGTGEKVTRFFKESEKIDSFLSHLKEGDSFAESVEAVLVKKEGKEIIVSVTASTRSDREGNFIGFFLGINNITELKRLQNELEEKVNERTQDLEERTKELERSQREIMEAFAVVEEERNKTSSLVTNLTDGLIYTDKDGNIEMLNPQAKAMLKLHNEDVEGTNISEPTDSERFEKLRSMISPENELDRETLNFSEDFIVEVTTVTVKNDKNKETGRLVILHDISKERALDNLKIEFISVATHQMRTPLSAIKWAFEILLSSDDEKMAPDLKKIAENGFESTQRILKIVNNFLDVDAMESLNVDYVFAPVSISKVIEKIFSEVSIQAREKSIELVYKNEGENLPYVQADQEQLTVVMQNLIENALKYTIEEGNITVKAEVKDNNMVVSVSDEGIGISESESENIFTKFFRAENAKRVETDGNGLGLHTAKRIVEKHGGTIWFESQMGKGTTFYFTIPLYNK; encoded by the coding sequence ATGGCTGAAGATAAAGAAATAGAACGAATGCAGGAAGACCTCGAAGATCTCGAGACCTATCTGCGCGAATATAACGCCTTCTTGCCCCTGGCGGTTTGTACCGTGAACCCCGTGGGTATACTTATAGACGTAAACTCTGCCTTTGAGAAAATGACCGGTTACTCTGCCATTGAAGGTACCGGAGAGAAAGTCACTAGGTTTTTTAAGGAATCGGAAAAAATTGATTCTTTTTTGTCACACCTAAAAGAAGGTGACAGTTTTGCGGAAAGCGTTGAAGCTGTTCTGGTTAAAAAAGAGGGTAAAGAGATCATTGTTAGTGTTACTGCTTCTACGCGTTCGGATCGTGAAGGTAATTTTATTGGTTTCTTTTTGGGAATTAATAATATAACCGAGCTAAAGCGCCTACAAAATGAACTAGAAGAAAAGGTTAATGAAAGGACGCAAGATCTAGAGGAAAGAACAAAAGAATTGGAACGTTCTCAGAGAGAGATAATGGAAGCGTTCGCGGTAGTTGAAGAAGAAAGGAATAAGACAAGTTCACTGGTTACAAACTTGACCGACGGACTTATCTATACCGACAAAGACGGAAATATAGAAATGCTCAACCCGCAAGCTAAAGCAATGCTCAAACTGCATAATGAAGACGTTGAAGGTACGAACATATCTGAACCCACTGACTCTGAGCGTTTTGAGAAGCTGAGGTCAATGATCTCTCCGGAAAATGAATTAGATAGAGAAACTTTAAATTTTTCTGAAGATTTTATAGTTGAGGTTACAACGGTGACTGTCAAAAATGACAAAAACAAAGAAACGGGTCGGCTTGTAATTCTTCACGATATTTCTAAGGAAAGAGCTCTCGATAATCTAAAGATAGAGTTCATTTCAGTAGCTACGCACCAGATGAGGACTCCGCTTTCCGCTATCAAATGGGCTTTCGAAATTTTGCTATCAAGCGATGATGAAAAAATGGCTCCTGATCTAAAGAAGATCGCCGAAAACGGCTTTGAATCTACGCAGCGAATTCTCAAGATCGTAAATAACTTCTTGGATGTGGACGCTATGGAGTCTTTGAACGTTGATTATGTTTTTGCTCCGGTGAGCATTAGTAAGGTCATAGAAAAGATATTTTCCGAGGTTTCAATACAGGCTCGGGAAAAGAGCATAGAGCTAGTTTATAAAAACGAAGGTGAGAATTTGCCGTATGTCCAAGCGGACCAAGAACAACTTACGGTGGTAATGCAGAACTTGATTGAAAACGCACTCAAATATACAATAGAGGAAGGTAATATTACAGTTAAAGCTGAGGTCAAAGATAACAATATGGTTGTCTCAGTTTCCGATGAGGGGATAGGAATTTCAGAAAGTGAATCCGAAAATATATTCACAAAATTCTTCCGAGCAGAGAACGCAAAAAGAGTTGAAACTGACGGAAACGGCCTGGGGCTTCATACAGCGAAAAGAATAGTGGAAAAGCATGGTGGCACTATTTGGTTTGAAAGCCAGATGGGAAAGGGCACCACATTTTATTTTACAATTCCTTTATACAATAAATAA
- a CDS encoding response regulator codes for MAEANDKKKVLAVEDDLFLKELLAGKLSDDEFDVSYAATGEDALELADSEKPDIILLDILLPGMSGFEVLEKLKADEGTKDIPVVILSNFGQTEDIEKGKSLGAVDFLVKANNSLDAIVEKVREVASGEQS; via the coding sequence ATGGCAGAGGCAAACGATAAAAAAAAGGTATTAGCAGTTGAGGACGATCTGTTTCTTAAGGAGCTTTTGGCTGGCAAGCTCTCAGATGATGAATTTGATGTATCCTATGCAGCAACCGGGGAAGATGCTTTGGAGCTGGCGGACTCTGAAAAGCCAGATATTATTCTTCTAGATATACTATTGCCGGGAATGAGTGGTTTTGAAGTGCTAGAAAAACTTAAAGCCGATGAAGGCACTAAAGATATTCCGGTAGTGATACTTTCCAACTTCGGTCAAACAGAAGATATTGAAAAAGGTAAATCATTAGGCGCTGTAGATTTCTTGGTGAAAGCAAATAATTCTCTGGATGCTATAGTTGAAAAGGTTCGAGAGGTTGCAAGCGGAGAGCAATCGTAA
- the uvrA gene encoding excinuclease ABC subunit UvrA: MAKRSSNSRVNAEKWISVRGARTHNLKNIDVSFPREKMVVFTGVSGSGKSSLAFDTIFAEGQRRYVESLSSYARQFLQQFQKPDVDEITGLSPAISIDQKAQSRNPRSTVATITEIYDYLRVLFARIGRPHCLVCGREIQKLSLEEIKEFIFEGVKKEEDAQYVEIFSPVVRGRKGEYYQLLYDLLSEGFEEVIIDGNRKKLRERIVLEKNKTHDISVLVDRIEVQDFKDDFKSADERLSESIERSLEESGSLVHVVYGSEKTPIMSDRIYSSQFSCPHDGYSYPEVEPRLFSFNSPYGACEVCNGLGTKFYGSDEPCEQCDGTRLREEALNVFVFSKTEPKKSNIVDVTKLSIDSAIEYVSNLDLTEKEAEIAKPILREIELRLKFMENVGIEYLTLNRRAKTLSGGEAQRIRLASQLGSGLVGALYVLDEPTIGLHARDNDRLVQTLLRLRDLGNTIIVVEHDEDTIFSADYLVDIGPKAGVHGGKIVASGYIDELISGDSDHDSSTLAYLRKEKEIPTPKRRRNQNKGDIKIRGGNIHNIKNLNVNLPLGKLVMVTGVSGSGKSSFVYDILHKNLEARFNKRKRINKVYNAKEFLGTEYAGRAVLIDQSAIGRTSRSNPATYTGAFGHIRDLFAATTEAQARGWKPGRFSFNVKNSGRCEACQGMGEIAIEMHFLPTVHVKCDVCDGKRFTKETLEVKYKKKNIYEVLEMTVEEGLAFFEDIPAIFDRFKTLDDVGLGYLKIGQSATTLSGGEAQRVKIASELYRRHTEKTVYLLDEPTIGLHYEDVEKLIEILQRLVDRGNTVVVIEHNMDIIKSSDYIIDIGPEGGEAGGKIVAKGTPEDVARVQESYTGQYLAKALKKKK, from the coding sequence ATGGCTAAAAGATCTTCTAATAGTAGAGTGAACGCAGAGAAGTGGATCTCTGTACGTGGAGCTCGCACGCATAATTTAAAAAATATTGATGTCTCTTTTCCGCGTGAAAAGATGGTTGTTTTTACGGGAGTATCAGGATCCGGAAAGTCTTCTCTCGCGTTTGATACGATCTTTGCGGAAGGACAGCGTCGCTACGTGGAAAGTCTCTCTAGTTACGCGCGGCAGTTTTTACAGCAATTTCAAAAGCCGGATGTAGACGAAATAACTGGCCTATCTCCGGCTATTTCTATTGATCAAAAGGCGCAATCCAGAAATCCACGCTCTACCGTAGCAACTATCACTGAAATTTATGACTATCTAAGAGTGCTGTTCGCGCGCATAGGCAGACCGCATTGTTTAGTATGTGGGCGAGAAATTCAAAAACTTTCGCTCGAAGAGATCAAAGAATTCATATTCGAGGGTGTAAAAAAAGAAGAAGATGCTCAATATGTTGAAATTTTTTCGCCGGTAGTTCGTGGACGAAAGGGTGAGTACTACCAACTGTTATATGATCTTTTATCTGAAGGATTCGAGGAAGTAATTATTGACGGAAATAGAAAAAAATTGCGCGAGAGGATAGTTTTGGAGAAAAATAAAACTCACGATATTTCTGTTTTGGTGGACAGAATAGAAGTTCAAGATTTTAAGGATGACTTCAAGTCCGCCGATGAAAGATTGTCGGAATCAATTGAAAGATCGCTCGAGGAATCCGGCTCCTTGGTGCATGTCGTTTATGGGAGCGAAAAGACTCCGATAATGTCGGATCGTATTTATTCCTCACAATTTTCTTGTCCGCACGATGGTTATTCGTATCCTGAGGTAGAGCCCAGATTATTTTCCTTTAATTCTCCCTATGGCGCTTGTGAGGTCTGTAATGGTTTGGGGACAAAATTTTATGGCAGTGACGAGCCGTGCGAGCAATGCGACGGTACCAGATTGCGCGAAGAAGCATTGAATGTTTTTGTATTCTCCAAAACTGAACCCAAAAAATCCAATATAGTAGACGTAACAAAACTATCGATTGATTCTGCCATAGAATATGTGTCCAACTTGGATCTGACTGAAAAAGAAGCGGAAATAGCCAAACCAATACTGCGCGAAATTGAACTACGCTTGAAGTTTATGGAAAATGTCGGGATAGAGTATCTGACGTTGAATCGTCGCGCCAAAACTCTCAGCGGTGGAGAGGCACAGAGAATAAGACTAGCTTCTCAGCTGGGTTCGGGACTTGTGGGAGCGTTATATGTTCTCGACGAGCCAACGATCGGTTTGCACGCGAGGGACAACGATAGGTTGGTACAAACTCTTTTGCGGCTTCGCGACCTCGGCAACACCATAATCGTAGTAGAGCATGATGAAGATACTATATTCTCTGCTGATTATCTGGTTGATATCGGGCCAAAGGCAGGTGTGCATGGCGGAAAAATTGTAGCTTCGGGGTATATAGATGAACTTATAAGCGGCGATTCTGATCACGATTCTTCTACTCTTGCGTACCTGCGCAAAGAAAAAGAGATCCCAACACCGAAACGTCGCCGAAATCAAAACAAAGGAGACATAAAGATCCGAGGTGGCAATATTCACAACATAAAGAATCTCAATGTAAATCTGCCATTAGGTAAATTGGTAATGGTAACCGGTGTGTCGGGGTCAGGAAAATCTTCTTTTGTTTATGACATTTTGCATAAAAACTTAGAAGCTCGCTTCAACAAACGCAAGAGGATCAATAAGGTATATAACGCCAAAGAGTTTTTAGGTACTGAATATGCCGGCCGGGCGGTACTTATAGATCAATCTGCTATCGGTAGGACAAGCAGATCCAACCCCGCTACCTACACTGGTGCTTTCGGTCACATTCGCGATCTTTTTGCCGCTACCACGGAGGCGCAGGCGCGGGGCTGGAAGCCGGGCAGATTTAGTTTCAATGTTAAAAACAGCGGACGGTGCGAGGCGTGTCAGGGAATGGGCGAAATCGCTATCGAGATGCACTTCCTGCCGACTGTTCATGTTAAGTGTGACGTTTGTGACGGGAAGCGTTTTACAAAGGAAACTCTTGAAGTTAAATACAAGAAGAAGAATATTTATGAAGTCCTTGAAATGACAGTAGAGGAAGGGCTGGCGTTTTTTGAAGATATTCCGGCTATATTTGACCGTTTCAAAACTCTTGATGATGTGGGTCTGGGCTACTTAAAAATTGGCCAGTCAGCTACAACTCTTTCCGGAGGAGAAGCTCAACGCGTAAAAATTGCCTCTGAATTGTATCGACGGCACACTGAAAAAACAGTTTATCTTTTAGATGAACCTACGATCGGGCTTCACTATGAGGACGTAGAGAAGTTGATCGAGATCCTTCAGAGACTAGTCGACAGAGGGAACACGGTAGTGGTGATCGAGCACAATATGGATATTATTAAATCTTCTGATTATATTATTGATATCGGTCCAGAAGGGGGTGAGGCAGGAGGTAAGATAGTAGCCAAGGGTACGCCAGAAGATGTGGCGCGCGTGCAAGAATCGTATACCGGACAATATCTAGCGAAAGCGCTAAAGAAGAAAAAATAA
- a CDS encoding UvrB/UvrC motif-containing protein, which produces MSISKKLIKSIAKLPESPGVYFFHGAKSEILYIGKATSLRDRVKSYLSGDLLDTRGPLINKMVGEAEKVTYVETDSVLEALILEANLIKKHQPEYNSRDKDNKSWNFVVITNEKFPRVLIERARTLPERFGEEDIKYQFGPFTSGSNLRRALKIVRKLFPFRDKCTPFVELTEKQKDKARKCFNAQIGLCPGVCVGEVDKKEYARNIQHIKLFFEGRKKALIRSLERDMKKAARSENFEKAESIKRTLFALDHINDTALISREEDIDSKYAKDKSAVRIEGYDVSHFGGSETIGVMVVVEDGYSKKSDYRRFKIRNSKSGDTGALEEILERRFKHDEWQTPDVLVTDGGRAQLNVAKRVVGNLENDKKERIKVVSVVKDEKHRPREIIGSDKKVIEKYNAEILLANSEAHRFAIAFQKERRKKGFI; this is translated from the coding sequence ATGTCAATTTCTAAAAAATTAATTAAAAGTATTGCCAAGCTTCCTGAATCTCCCGGGGTGTATTTTTTTCATGGCGCAAAAAGTGAAATCCTTTACATAGGTAAAGCTACTAGTCTTCGTGACAGGGTGAAGAGCTATCTTTCCGGTGATCTTTTGGATACTCGCGGTCCATTAATTAACAAGATGGTAGGAGAGGCAGAAAAGGTAACTTATGTAGAGACTGATTCTGTGTTAGAGGCGCTAATCCTTGAAGCCAATTTAATAAAAAAACATCAGCCGGAATACAATAGTCGCGACAAAGACAACAAGAGCTGGAATTTTGTAGTTATAACGAACGAAAAATTTCCCAGGGTTCTAATAGAACGCGCGCGTACTCTGCCGGAACGGTTTGGTGAAGAAGACATCAAATATCAGTTCGGGCCTTTTACTTCCGGCTCAAATTTGCGAAGGGCGCTCAAAATAGTACGGAAACTATTTCCGTTTCGTGATAAGTGCACACCGTTTGTTGAGCTTACAGAAAAACAGAAAGACAAAGCACGAAAGTGCTTTAACGCCCAAATCGGGCTTTGTCCGGGCGTGTGCGTTGGGGAAGTCGATAAAAAGGAATACGCGCGAAACATACAGCATATTAAACTTTTCTTTGAGGGGCGGAAAAAAGCACTTATCAGATCTTTGGAGCGTGATATGAAAAAAGCTGCAAGATCGGAGAATTTTGAAAAAGCTGAAAGTATAAAACGTACTCTTTTTGCCCTTGACCACATCAACGATACGGCGCTCATTTCAAGAGAGGAAGACATAGATAGCAAATACGCGAAAGATAAATCGGCGGTTCGAATTGAGGGATATGACGTATCGCATTTTGGCGGGTCTGAAACAATCGGGGTTATGGTGGTAGTGGAAGACGGTTATAGCAAAAAAAGCGATTATCGTCGTTTTAAGATCCGCAATTCTAAATCTGGAGATACGGGTGCCCTAGAAGAGATATTGGAAAGACGCTTTAAGCATGATGAGTGGCAAACCCCTGACGTTCTCGTAACTGACGGAGGACGTGCTCAGCTCAACGTGGCTAAGAGGGTTGTCGGTAATCTCGAAAACGATAAAAAAGAGCGGATAAAAGTCGTTTCAGTAGTAAAGGATGAAAAACATCGTCCGCGGGAGATCATTGGATCAGACAAAAAGGTGATCGAAAAATACAACGCTGAGATACTTCTTGCGAACAGCGAAGCTCACAGATTTGCTATAGCCTTCCAGAAAGAACGCCGCAAGAAAGGATTTATATAA